A genomic region of Leucoraja erinacea ecotype New England unplaced genomic scaffold, Leri_hhj_1 Leri_476S, whole genome shotgun sequence contains the following coding sequences:
- the LOC129693916 gene encoding late histone H2B.L4-like translates to MPENVSKVIAKKGAKKAASMSHSKGAKRRRRVRRESYGIYVYKVLKQVHPDTGISSKAMSIMNSFVNDVFERIACEALRLVHYSGRHTMSSREIQTAVRLLVPGELAKHAVSEGTKAVTKYTSCK, encoded by the coding sequence ATGCCCGAGAATGTGAGCAAGGTGATCGCCAAGAAAGGGGCCAAGAAGGCGGCTTCCATGTCGCACTCGAAGGGCGCGAAGAGGCGGCGCCGGGTCCGCAGGGAGAGCTACGGCATCTACGTGTACAAGGTGTTGAAGCAGGTGCACCCGGACACGGGCATCTCCTCCAAGGCCATGAGCATCATGAACTCCTTCGTCAACGACGTCTTCGAGCGGATCGCCTGCGAGGCGCTGCGCCTGGTGCACTACAGCGGGCGGCACACTATGTCGTCGCGGGAGATCCAGACGGCCGTGCGGCTGCTGGTGCCCGGGGAGCTGGCCAAGCACGCAGTCTCCGAGGGCACCAAGGCCGTCACCAAGTACACCAGCTGCAAATGA